Proteins encoded together in one Formosa sp. Hel3_A1_48 window:
- the bglX gene encoding beta-glucosidase BglX, which translates to MTIAKHIFFTSICFFVFNSCASESNEQSVDDRLNSLLSKMTLEEKIGQMNQYSSFWDVTGPAPKEGSTAKQFEQLKNGLVGSMLNVHGVENVRKLQQIAVEETRLGIPLIFGFDVIHGFKTISPIPLAEAASWDLEAIELSAKNAALEASAAGINWTFAPMVDISRDARWGRVMEGAGEDPYLGSKIAHARVKGFQGDDLSAPTTIAACAKHFAGYGFPEAGKEYNTVDIGAQTLHNMVMPPFKATIDAGVRTFMNSFSQLNGVPATGSKYLQRTLLKEKWNFDGFVVSDWSSIEEMVEHGYAENVKHAAHIAVEAGSDMDMQSFAYVEHLADLVRSDIVDEQLIEDAARRILRVKFELGLFDDPYKYCNIEREKATIGHEKFQEATLEMAKKSIVLLKNQNQLLPLKKKGLDIALIGDLADDKTSPLGNWILAAENNSAVSVLEGMKAYEGNNIEFSVGAKLNIGPLEFAKELKINTTDKSDFAAALKTAKTADVVVMVLGEHGFQSGEGRSRTNIGLPGLQQELLEAVYKVNKNIVLVLNNGRPLALNWAHKHIPAIVEAWQLGSQSGNAIAQVLYGDYNPSGKLPMTFPKSVGQVPIYYNFKTSGRPNLPSPDEVFWTHYQDETNAPLYPFGYGLSYTTFEYSDLEIISQSGTTIELSVAVTNSGKFPGKEVVQLYVQDHFAQPAQPVKSLKRFELIDLKPNQTKTVRFTLTEDALGFYDDDGNFTVQPGEFSIYVGGDSTANLTTKFNL; encoded by the coding sequence ATGACAATAGCTAAACACATCTTTTTCACATCAATTTGTTTTTTTGTGTTCAATTCATGTGCTTCAGAATCCAATGAACAATCTGTTGACGATCGTTTAAATTCCTTATTGTCTAAAATGACGCTTGAAGAGAAAATTGGTCAAATGAATCAATATTCTAGCTTTTGGGATGTCACAGGACCTGCTCCAAAAGAAGGCTCAACAGCCAAACAATTTGAGCAACTTAAAAATGGACTTGTAGGGTCCATGCTCAATGTTCACGGAGTTGAAAATGTTCGAAAATTACAACAAATTGCAGTAGAAGAAACGCGTTTAGGAATCCCCTTAATATTTGGTTTTGATGTAATTCATGGCTTTAAAACCATTAGCCCAATCCCTCTAGCAGAAGCTGCAAGTTGGGACTTAGAAGCTATAGAATTATCGGCTAAAAATGCAGCTTTAGAAGCCTCTGCTGCAGGAATCAATTGGACTTTTGCACCAATGGTCGATATTTCAAGAGATGCCCGCTGGGGGCGTGTTATGGAAGGCGCAGGAGAAGATCCTTATCTAGGTTCTAAAATTGCACATGCAAGAGTTAAAGGCTTTCAAGGAGATGATCTTTCAGCCCCAACAACCATAGCCGCTTGTGCCAAACACTTTGCTGGTTATGGCTTTCCCGAAGCCGGCAAAGAATACAATACAGTTGATATAGGAGCTCAAACCTTGCACAATATGGTTATGCCTCCATTCAAGGCAACCATAGATGCTGGTGTTCGAACTTTTATGAATTCATTTAGTCAACTCAACGGAGTTCCTGCTACAGGGAGTAAATATTTACAGCGTACGCTTCTAAAAGAAAAATGGAATTTTGATGGTTTTGTGGTATCCGATTGGAGTTCCATTGAAGAGATGGTTGAACATGGTTATGCTGAAAATGTAAAACATGCAGCACATATAGCAGTAGAAGCGGGCTCGGATATGGATATGCAGTCTTTTGCATATGTAGAGCACCTTGCTGATTTGGTTAGATCAGATATTGTTGATGAGCAACTTATTGAAGACGCTGCGCGAAGAATATTGCGTGTAAAGTTCGAGCTTGGGCTTTTTGATGATCCTTATAAATACTGTAACATTGAGCGTGAAAAGGCGACCATTGGTCATGAAAAATTTCAAGAAGCCACTTTAGAAATGGCCAAAAAGTCAATAGTGCTTTTAAAAAATCAAAATCAACTATTGCCACTAAAAAAGAAAGGGCTTGATATAGCCCTTATTGGTGATCTTGCAGACGATAAAACAAGTCCACTTGGTAATTGGATTTTAGCAGCAGAAAATAATTCAGCGGTGTCAGTTCTTGAAGGAATGAAGGCATATGAAGGAAATAATATTGAATTTTCTGTTGGTGCTAAATTGAATATTGGCCCCTTAGAATTTGCGAAAGAATTAAAAATAAATACTACAGATAAAAGTGATTTTGCTGCTGCTCTAAAAACTGCTAAAACAGCTGATGTGGTTGTTATGGTTTTAGGCGAGCATGGTTTTCAAAGTGGCGAAGGGCGAAGCAGAACAAATATAGGATTACCAGGTTTACAACAAGAGCTTCTAGAAGCTGTTTACAAGGTCAATAAAAATATTGTTCTCGTACTCAACAACGGAAGGCCGTTAGCACTGAATTGGGCTCATAAACATATCCCTGCGATTGTAGAGGCTTGGCAATTGGGGTCGCAAAGTGGAAATGCAATTGCACAGGTTCTGTACGGCGATTACAACCCCAGCGGAAAACTTCCAATGACTTTCCCTAAATCTGTTGGGCAAGTACCTATTTACTACAATTTTAAAACTTCAGGAAGGCCTAATTTACCCTCACCAGATGAGGTTTTTTGGACGCATTATCAAGACGAAACTAATGCGCCACTTTACCCTTTTGGATACGGGTTAAGCTATACTACTTTTGAGTATTCAGATCTTGAAATTATTAGTCAATCTGGTACCACAATAGAACTAAGTGTAGCAGTAACCAACAGCGGTAAGTTTCCAGGTAAAGAAGTTGTTCAGTTATATGTTCAAGATCACTTTGCTCAGCCAGCACAGCCAGTTAAAAGCCTGAAAAGGTTTGAATTGATCGATTTGAAACCAAATCAAACAAAAACAGTGCGTTTCACATTGACAGAAGATGCTTTAGGATTCTATGATGATGACGGCAATTTTACTGTTCAGCCTGGTGAGTTTTCGATATATGTAGGCGGCGATTCAACGGCAAATTTAACCACTAAATTCAATTTATGA
- a CDS encoding glycoside hydrolase family 16 protein encodes MKNNSLLSILSILFSLSALTFSCSSGGDSGSSGGGGGNNGGGGSQQVIPSNLVVNVTIEGQDDQNPNGDGSGQFSVTATATNTVRYGFKVGNSGTETQNTTGLFSHTVTDLGTNQFPLYVYAYSSTDDRISKITNLTVYVLGSGGSGDNDVLVWSDEFDGNGVINPNIWTYELGNGSDGWGNQEVQNYTSSSSNIKKEGGVLKITAIKESNGAYTSARIKTQDKFEFKYGLIEIRAKLPSAQGTWPALWMLGANFPEVGWPQCGEIDIMEQFQDKNRVKSTLHWKLSDGERGEYGLETANNTSSDWHIYSIDWTPTSIKSYLDGVEYFSMNTVDSGVGPYFPFNENFFLIFNLAMGGTLGGEIDPNFTQDVMEVDYIRLYQ; translated from the coding sequence ATGAAAAACAATTCCCTATTATCTATTCTTAGTATCCTTTTCAGCTTGTCAGCACTAACTTTTTCATGCTCATCCGGAGGCGATAGCGGATCTTCTGGAGGTGGTGGTGGTAACAATGGCGGCGGCGGATCTCAGCAAGTTATACCTTCTAATCTCGTGGTCAATGTTACAATAGAAGGCCAAGACGACCAAAATCCAAATGGCGATGGCTCTGGACAGTTCTCGGTTACAGCTACAGCTACAAACACTGTAAGATATGGTTTTAAAGTAGGAAATAGTGGTACGGAAACACAAAACACCACCGGATTATTTTCACATACAGTTACAGATTTAGGAACTAATCAGTTTCCTTTATATGTTTATGCATACTCCAGTACTGACGACCGTATCAGTAAAATAACGAATCTAACCGTTTATGTTTTAGGTAGTGGGGGTTCTGGAGACAATGATGTTCTTGTTTGGTCAGACGAATTTGATGGAAATGGAGTAATAAATCCTAACATATGGACTTATGAGCTTGGTAATGGTTCTGATGGATGGGGGAACCAAGAAGTTCAAAACTACACATCAAGTTCTAGTAACATAAAAAAAGAGGGTGGAGTTTTAAAAATCACAGCAATAAAAGAATCCAACGGGGCATACACATCTGCTCGCATTAAAACACAAGATAAATTCGAATTTAAATATGGGCTCATAGAAATTCGTGCTAAGTTACCATCTGCACAAGGAACTTGGCCAGCGCTTTGGATGCTTGGGGCAAATTTCCCAGAAGTTGGATGGCCTCAATGTGGTGAAATTGATATCATGGAGCAATTTCAAGATAAGAATAGAGTGAAATCAACGTTACACTGGAAGCTCTCCGATGGTGAGCGTGGAGAATACGGCCTCGAAACGGCTAACAATACATCTTCTGATTGGCATATTTACTCCATCGATTGGACCCCAACAAGTATCAAATCATATTTAGATGGAGTTGAATATTTTTCCATGAACACAGTAGATTCAGGAGTTGGACCTTATTTCCCCTTCAATGAAAACTTCTTTCTTATTTTTAATCTCGCAATGGGCGGTACTTTAGGCGGCGAAATCGATCCAAATTTCACACAAGATGTGATGGAAGTAGATTACATTAGGTTGTATCAATAA